One genomic segment of Centropristis striata isolate RG_2023a ecotype Rhode Island chromosome 11, C.striata_1.0, whole genome shotgun sequence includes these proteins:
- the cryz gene encoding quinone oxidoreductase: protein MSGCRLMRAVLVREFGSPSVLRLCSDVPVPQPGPSQVLIRVQACGVNPVETYIRAGTYARRPSLPYTPGSDAAGVVEAVGAGVTAVKAGQRVFTTSSVSGGYAEFCVSEESSVFQLPDSLDFLQGSAIGVPYFTAYRALLHRAHTRAGETVLVHGASGGVGVAAVQLARALGCRVLGTAGTPEGLKLVLKNGAHQTFNHREEDYTHTIMEATEGRGVDVIVEMLSNVNLSKDLQMLAYGGRVTVVGCRGSIEINPRDTMMKESSILGVSLFSATPEENRECAALLHAGMEAGWLRPAVGSQYPLDQAAQAHHDIIQCPGAAGKTVLTM, encoded by the exons atgTCGGGCTGCAGGCTGATGAGGGCCGTCCTGGTCCGCGAGTTCGGGTCTCCGTCGGTCCTCAGACTGTGTTCAGATGTTCCTGTCCCTCAGCCCGGACCCtcacag GTCCTGATCCGGGTCCAGGCGTGCGGCGTGAACCCCGTGGAGACGTACATCCGTGCGGGGACCTACGCCCGGCGGCCCTCGCTGCCCTACACGCCGGGCTCTGATGCAGCTGGAGTGGTGGAAGCTGTTGGAGCAGGAGTCACTGCAGTAAAG GCAGGACAGCGTGTGTTCACCACCTCTTCGGTCTCTGGAGGTTATGCTGAGTTCTGTGTATCAGAGGAGTCGTCCGTCTTCCAGCTTCCTGATTCTCTGGACTTCCTGCAGGGTTCAGCCATCGGGGTCCCCTACTTCACCGCCTACAGGGCCCTGCTGCACAG AGCTCACACCAGAGCTGGAGAGACCGTCCTGGTCCACGGAGCCAGCGGAGgg gtgggcGTGGCAGCGGTCCAGCTGGCCCGGGCTCTGGGCTGCAGGGTTCTGGGGACAGCAGGGACCCCTGAGGGCCTCAAGCTGGTCCTGAAGAACGGAGCCCACCAGACCTTCAACCACCGGGAGGAGgactacacacacaccatcatg gaggCCACAGAGGGCCGAGGAGTGGATGTGATAGTGGAGATGTTGTCTAACGTGAACCTGAGTAAAGATCTCCAGATGTTGGCGTATGGAGGACGTGTTACG gtgGTCGGCTGCAGAGGATCCATAGAGATCAACCCCAGAGACACCATGATGAAGGAGAGTAGCATCCTGGGAGTGTCCCTGTTCTCTGCTACaccg GAGGAGAACCGTGAGTGTGCGGCGCTGCTCCACGCCGGGATGGAGGCGGGCTGGCTGCGTCCGGCCGTGGGCTCCCAGTATCCTCTGGACCAGGCCGCCCAGGCCCACCATGACATCATCCAGTGCCCCGGGGCTGCTGGGAAAACAGTCCTCaccatgtga